The sequence below is a genomic window from Hippocampus zosterae strain Florida chromosome 15, ASM2543408v3, whole genome shotgun sequence.
CACCTCCCCCCATCTCTCATATTACAAAATGTTTGCTGATCAAGATGATGTGCAGCGTAGCATGCTTACTTAATTAGCCTTCTCCCGCGTTACCGATGCCATATTTGAGCATGTCATACTGAGTTGTGGGCTTGTCACATGAATATTGATCGATTGATTTGAATGAGCACTGTTGTTTAAAAAGGCATTTGATTTGAAATTTATAGATCAGAAAGGAGAAATCATATTGACTGcaagtatatataaatatatatctatatagtgCAATATATATCTGATCTTTGCAGtgttcccccccaacccccccagacCTTGCACCTTAGGTTCTGCTGCAGTAACCCAGGTAAGCAAAGCCTAAGGAACCAATCGTAAATTacggtggaacctccaaagagGAAAATTTCCATTATTTTCTGGGCAAATATGCGTTGGCATGGTAATGTCAAATCATACAAATGAAATAGGAATGTGACAGTATAAATGTCACAACTATGGGTTTGCAGTGGAGAGGGAGATAAAATACCACTGATCATTCCATGTTTCCACAATGTTCGAAAGTGACATGTTCTCAGTTGTTCGCATGTCTTGAGTCACTTTACTTTATGGTACGCAGTGCCTATTTATGCTTGCAAttgaattggggaaaaaaatagacatcGCCCACGCCCCTTTTTTTGTACCAAATCAAAATGACCCTGTTGTGAAAGAAACAATAGAAAAGtcatgtattgattttttttccccaagtatgCAAATGATTAGTAATAGACTGAGCAGGACtctagattttgtttttgacactTGTGGCTAACACCCGGGTCGAACTAACAGGAACATGATTTCTGAGAAACCGTACAGGATAGAAACTCATGACAAGTGGATGCTGTATTCTAGCAAATCTACAAATGTGTGTCATTGTTGTTTGGAGAACAACTAAGTGAACCAAATGACAATTGTTCcgctttggaggttccactgtctgTTGTTGGCCGATTTGGCCAGTTTTCCCATCCGTGCAAAGAAATGCTCACCCTGTCAATGAATTCATTCTGAACTGAAAAGTGACACTTATGACTTATACGACCTTGTGGACTTGACTCAAAAGTATACACTTGCTGGTTATGAGGAATATTGCGTTAAGCACAACATGAGAGGCCttcatcgttttgttttttaattttcgtGCATGTCATCTAAAGCTGCTGCAGGTATCCCTGGGTAGGGCCAattttctgaagaaaaataaCGTGATGTTGACCAATGTTAATCTGGTGGTGTGCATTTTGTCAAAAGCGCAGTGCTGACGTACTCATTGATACGCCTTCACTTCTCGCTCACAGTGTTGGAGGACGCTGGAAGCTTAGGCGCTAGAATCAGAGCCTGTGATAGTTTCTGCCGAGCGTAGGCCGGGCAAGAGCTCCAGTgcttaaggtaaaaaaaaaaaacagacccaaTTAAAAAGTCATGTCATTTTTGTGACTGCGAAAAGTGCTAGCTCGGCATGTCTTCTGCTCGGGTTGACTGTTTTAATGCTGCCATAGTCATTTGATGGTTGTCATTCATACTAAGTCGTCTTGGTTGTTGGAATGCTTTAGAAAGTTGGATGAGGACAGGAATTGAACTTTGAACATGTTGTATTGTGTCATTGAAATGTCCCACTAAGGCTCTTACATTTTTAGAGGGTGGGGATTGTTTAGCCAAGAGGAAGCCTTCTATAGGTAAATGTGCTGTACCATATGCTCACTCATACTGTAATGTTCATTCAGAATAATAAAGGTGTCACAAATAAATCCGATGACTACCCGGCTCATGACATCGAATGACAGACTtgtcaacatttatttggttttagaACACATACTCACTTCCGACATGGAGCAAGTACCAgaacatttatttacaaatcaCGAACACCACTTGTTGTCCAGGACCTATTTATTCTTGACAGCGCAAAGTTAACACATATGTGCCGCAGTGAAGACGAGCCCCAAATGGACTATCAGTGGACATTTTGACCCTTTCAATTGCCTTCTTTTGCAGTCAACCTATTGCACCAAACATTAAAATGCTCTTCAAATAGTTATTTCCGGCATGTACAGTACAATGAACATCTCTAGTTGAATACAATGAATTCTGGCCACAAATGACTCCAAAAAGATCCTATAGCAGAGTACgtgtattaaaataaatattttaacatgcattttgtAAAGGATTTCTTTGAATTTGAACTAAATTTTAAAGTGTGATAAAATGATTTAAACTAGGTAAAGAGCAGCTTATTTCCTATTCAGTGTGCTTGAACCGATTATTGGATACCTAATGAATGAcgatacacccccccccccaaaaaaaatgtatcggaggatctttattttaaaaaaagaaccccAAAAACTGTTCAATTTTTGGAGTTAAACCAAATTGCGAGAAAAGACAAGTCTCTTTCTGCCCTTCTTATGAATTACCAAATTGGTACCAGTGATGGGAAGCAAGGTGCAAGAAAAAGTTTCTTGCACCTTGCTTCCCATCTGTCTTACACACACCACTGCACAAGCTGAGAGTCTTGCACTGCCCCTGCCTGACAAGTGTCTTCAATGGTGAGTAGTTTTACTTTCTAATTGTATAATGCAGTGTAAAACTTATCCAAGTATGGCAATCAGCTTTGTTCAAACATTGCACAGCCTAAGTGATTCACATTATTTCCGAGGACAGAATTGGTCTGGAAACAACTTAAAAGACAATGTCACAACAGTGACACTGGAGGTTTCACTGTGTATGTGTATACATGATAAATACACCAGGTTGTTTGTACATAAGACACAAAATTGCACTATTCACAAaaagggatatttggctttcagatTAGATTTCAGGAcgagcctaaaatgcattcaaacctttacaggtgaacttaatgtgACCTTAACTTTGGAATACACATGTCCAACTTAAATGTtgcagtaccggtactttttgtACAAGTTGCTGTTCTCAAACAATGAGCGTcacggcaaaattcacaacaggtgtttgagcAATAAAGGTCCTGGTTCAATAAAGAGTGGTGTAAGAAGTCAATGTAAGAAAAATTTGGGGACTCCCGGTTCAGGATGGTGGTTGGGTTTGGGTGTCCTCAATGAGCTGAGGCTGCATCGAGTGATTATTTCGATACAATAGCTGCACCAATCATCGGGCAGAGCATGAATAAAGTCTTAAAGTGACGGACGGCATGATGGGAAATACAGTATGCtgttaacaaccactcactgcaTGCGACCCTCCATGATAGCTGCGGGCAGGAGGTTGAGCATGGCGGCGTTGCAGCCGTTGGGTCGCAGGGAGTCTGCGCCCAGGTAGGCCAACAGCAGTTCAGAGCGGCGGTGCAACAGATGCAACATGTCCTCAGCCAGGCTGTCCACGGACGAGTACCGAACCTTCTCTAGGTCAAATACGTCCTTGAGGAAGTGCACCACCTGATCCTAAACGACCACAATGCATTAAGTCACTAAGTGGCAAATTGGATCAGTAAAGGTTCAAAAGTAAAGACAATACCTCAGAATTAAATATTCACATGAAGGAACGTACTGCAGTTaatgattttcatttgaaaatcgATGGTGGGTCGGATAGGGGtaacacaaaccaaaaaaaatggcgaGAACCACTACAATAGTGTATAGTTTTTcctatggcttttttttcttgagacaCTCATTTCCAGCAACAATAAAATGCCACTCAGTAACTCTCTGGCGTAAGTAGTTATTTTCAACCaggaaaaatataataattgccAAGTTTGACATCAAGTATTTTTATGTAATTACAACTTTTACAACCATCATCCTCTGTTAGGAACCGATTTAGACGCGTTCCCACTTAAAAATGTGGGTTATGCATGGCAACGGCTTCCTGGCCAAGCGGTAATTTGTCATCTTTTCAACAAACACTACATCATTGATGTTTGAAACACACCTTGAAAAAGCAGCAGAAGTCGTGCAGGGAGCTCTTAGGCCCCAAGAAGCCCCACGCCAAAACGGGGCTGATCTGCTCGCACAATGTGTAGAAGCGGGCGATGAAGCCATCTGGAACCTGTTTTTACAAGAATGCCACAGAAATAACAAAGGGGcctatttttgagaaaaaaaacttgaaagttTATGATGCATTCATACTTTgtttagaggggggggggagtaatgagaatgaaaaccccaaaaaatttaGTCTGGATTTTGTCtttgtagaagaaaaaaaaacattgggagCTCCAGTGAAAAAGGCGATAGATTGTACAAACCTTCATGTGCTGCCGCTTCTGCTTCAACACTGACCAGCAGCTTGACGCCACTGCCTAAAAACATCACCAAAAAAAGCTCAGAATTTGCAGCAGTCTTAGATGGCCTGACATTTTGCTGCCCGTACCGTCTCCTTGAAGGAGCTGTTAAGCCAGCGGTTGTTCACGACATTCTGGATGGAGACTGGCGGGTTCTCCAGGTCCTCGAAGGAGTCCATGAGGATGAAGTCCAGCACGATGTCGTAAAAGTTGAGGTGCTTAACGCCACGTGTGGCCAACTCCACCGCCGTGTTCTCCCAGTGCTCCGCTTGCTCCAGGAAGCACATCATCTCCTCGAACACTTCCTCGAACCTCTTTGGGCTCTGAAAACAACAGTGTGGCTAACTAAACCGCTGCACATCGGTCTTTCGATATGACAGTCAGCATGCATTCTTCCACAACACTGCCAACCGTTTCTGATCGTCCCCACCTTCTTATCCTTCTCTTGTTTTGGTGAGCATGTCTCCCATCTCTGACACATGCATTCAAGTTGGCATAGATTTCGCAGTTTTCTCACCACGACCAAAGATGTATTATTTTGAAGTAGAAAAGTAAAACTGGGCACATTGCCTTTTTTTGAGCTTTGGACCATTTTGTACAAATGGTCCCCTTTTGTCCAACTTCCACTCTACCTTTTGCGCTTTGACAATGATGGATGACAAAATCTTCTTCCCGGTGTCAGCCAGAAATAATCTTGTGGTTCTTTCACACAGGATAAGctaagggcaaaaaaaataaacgaacaacaaaaagaccaGCTGCAATCTTCACCCTTGTGGCTATGCAACAGAAGCTTAGAAATGCAAACGGCCCCCACCAACCTGGCACGCCTGCCGCACGCAATGCAACTTGGCAAGGAAATCCACGTCGCCAAGACACCCCAACATCTCCGTCCTGACCAATGCGGAGTCAAATCTGGTTTCAACATCGATGCCAACATCTATTACGATGTGAGACGCTCGTTTACCGCAGCACCCTGCAGGAGATCTTCCCCTCCTCCGCCAGCTGCAAGGCCTCCTCGTAGAAGGGATGATAAGTCAGCGTGGAGATGCTCCTCAGCTCCTTGTGCTCTGACAACTAGCAGAAAAATGTAACTTAAGGAAGACGCATCTTTACAAATGTAGTGGGGAAAATAGAAAGCCAAGGGAGGTAACGGAGCCCGGAAtgttgtcagtgtgtgtgtgggaatttTGCAATACCGAGGCAGGAATGCCATGTAAAATAACCAACACTCACTTCCTCCGCCATTTTGTGTTGATAGCAGTTGTTGCTAATATGACATTGAGCATCTCACGAAATGTTAAAAAGGTGCGCCGATTTTCTCACCTCAGCTGCAGACACAAAGGAGTCAGTGGAGGCGATGCTGATGCTGTCTCTCAGACAGGCGTCATCCTGCTCCTCTTGAGACAAAATGTCTGACAGACAAGTCAAATACTCGTCCACAATATAGTCATTTGTTATGCACGCGGTGGAAAGGAACCTACCTTGGCTGCTGCCGTTAGATGAAGGCTCCGAAGTGCCCCCCAACACGCCCTCGAATTCGCCCTGCAAGCGGTAAGCCCTCTGCAACAGCGACTTCAGCCTGTGCATAAACTCTGCACTGATAACATcctacaccccccccaaaaaaagaaggaaatagTAGAAATAATTGTACAACTATTGTAAGTGGAATGATGGAAGCCAAATGTAAATGCAGAAGCACGTACTTCCATGTTCTCCTCAGCGACAGCATCCGCATCACCCATCTTCAAAGAGATCAAGTCGTCATCTGCCTGCTTGCTCCTGAACGTCAACGCCTCTTCCCACCGCCGAAGTGCCTCTTCGAACAAATCCATGCCTGCCAGGACAGACTTCGTAAGTCACCGGTCACTCTGAAGTAGTATGAAATGGCTTCCAAAAGCGTTTACCCATGAGGTAGAGGTTCTCAGGAGTGGCGACCACGCTACAGAGCTCAGCATCGCCCAGTCGGTCCCAGCAGCTGGACTCGATGGCGCAGGTGCCGCTGCTGGACGTGTCAGCACTAGACGCTAGACTCTCGGAACGCTCCCTGGGGGCTCCCGCCGAAGCGAGGACTGGTGCAAGCGAAAATCCCGATTTAGGGTTGAGGGATCGTATTTATGATGATCGCGCTCTTGTCTGACATGAGAGCGGAGAGATTATATTTTTATCGACAGCAGAACGCTCGAAAAGTGTTAGAAAGTAGAAATCGACCAAATGCTATTGCATCCGTGTGCTGGATGCAAAAGGGGGATGGTGGACTAAATGAGATCAGGAATTGGAATATTTGTTGATTGTTTGTCCCATCCTCCTTGCCTTACATGCTCGGTCATTGCAGAACTATAAATGCCCCCCCGACACACACTTTTATGGCAGGTCTACATTGCCTCACCAGCCTCCGGTGCTGTCGAGGAGAAGAACAACTGGATGCCGGCTTGATCCCATTGCGGCGATGCGGCCTTCTTGCGGCCTCGCCTCCTCTGAAAGTGGCGAGCCAGGAAGAGCAGCGAGACAGTACCAAAAACTGTGGCTGCAACCAGCTTCTTGGTGCCCGTGCTCACCTGACGAAATACAT
It includes:
- the miga1 gene encoding mitoguardin 1, which encodes MTHYSQLSAKAAALRVIHLPLVVCGSVAQLQVSTGTKKLVAATVFGTVSLLFLARHFQRRRGRKKAASPQWDQAGIQLFFSSTAPEAVLASAGAPRERSESLASSADTSSSGTCAIESSCWDRLGDAELCSVVATPENLYLMGMDLFEEALRRWEEALTFRSKQADDDLISLKMGDADAVAEENMEDVISAEFMHRLKSLLQRAYRLQGEFEGVLGGTSEPSSNGSSQGRFLSTACITNDYIVDEYLTCLSDILSQEEQDDACLRDSISIASTDSFVSAAELSEHKELRSISTLTYHPFYEEALQLAEEGKISCRVLRTEMLGCLGDVDFLAKLHCVRQACQLILCERTTRLFLADTGKKILSSIIVKAQKSPKRFEEVFEEMMCFLEQAEHWENTAVELATRGVKHLNFYDIVLDFILMDSFEDLENPPVSIQNVVNNRWLNSSFKETAVASSCWSVLKQKRQHMKVPDGFIARFYTLCEQISPVLAWGFLGPKSSLHDFCCFFKDQVVHFLKDVFDLEKVRYSSVDSLAEDMLHLLHRRSELLLAYLGADSLRPNGCNAAMLNLLPAAIMEGRMQ